In one window of Agrobacterium larrymoorei DNA:
- the metG gene encoding methionine--tRNA ligase has product MTDKTPFYITTAISYPNGKPHIGHAYELIATDAMARFQRLDGRDVFFLTGTDEHGQKMQQTARAEGISPEELAQRNSDQFREMGKLLNASNDDFIRTTEERHHETSRNIWNLMADAGDIYKDSYAGWYSVRDEAYYAEDETEVRADGVRYGPQGTPVEWVEEESYFFKLSEYQDKLLKLYEENPDFIGPAERRNEIISFVKSGLKDLSVSRTTFDWGIKVPNDPKHVMYVWVDALTNYITATGYIEDKNGERAKYWPADVHIIGKDIIRFHAVYWPAFLMSAGLPLPKRVYAHGFLLNKGEKMSKSLGNVVDPVNLVNHFGLDQVRYFFLREVSFGQDGSYSEEGIGVRINADLANGIGNLASRSLSMIVKNCDGQIPTPGAFTDEDKAMLSAADDLIAICREEMGKQMIHKALAAIIAVVSETDRYFAGQEPWALKKTDPERMGTVLYVTAEVVRQIGILLQPFMPQSCEKLLDLVAAPADKRDFTALGEAGRLVPGTPLEAPKPVFPRYVAPEA; this is encoded by the coding sequence ATGACAGACAAGACACCTTTTTACATCACCACCGCGATTTCTTATCCTAACGGCAAGCCGCATATCGGCCATGCCTATGAACTCATCGCGACGGATGCCATGGCGCGCTTTCAGCGTCTGGATGGACGGGACGTCTTCTTTCTGACAGGCACCGACGAACACGGCCAGAAGATGCAGCAGACGGCGCGCGCCGAGGGTATTTCGCCGGAAGAGCTGGCGCAGCGCAACTCCGATCAGTTCCGCGAAATGGGCAAGCTGCTCAATGCCTCTAACGACGATTTCATCCGCACGACGGAAGAGCGTCACCATGAGACATCGCGCAATATCTGGAACCTGATGGCGGATGCGGGCGACATCTATAAGGACAGCTATGCTGGCTGGTATTCCGTTCGTGACGAGGCTTATTACGCCGAGGATGAGACGGAAGTGCGTGCCGATGGCGTTCGCTATGGACCGCAGGGCACGCCTGTCGAGTGGGTGGAGGAAGAAAGCTACTTCTTCAAGCTCTCCGAATATCAGGACAAGCTGCTGAAGCTCTATGAAGAAAACCCGGATTTCATCGGCCCGGCGGAACGCCGCAATGAAATCATCTCCTTCGTAAAGTCTGGCCTGAAGGACCTTTCGGTTTCACGCACTACTTTCGATTGGGGCATCAAGGTTCCGAACGATCCCAAGCACGTCATGTATGTTTGGGTGGATGCGCTGACCAACTACATCACCGCGACGGGCTATATCGAAGACAAAAACGGTGAGCGCGCGAAATATTGGCCTGCCGACGTCCACATTATCGGTAAGGACATCATTCGCTTCCACGCCGTTTACTGGCCTGCCTTCCTGATGAGCGCCGGTTTGCCGCTGCCCAAGCGCGTTTATGCCCACGGCTTCCTGCTCAACAAGGGCGAGAAGATGTCGAAGTCGCTCGGCAATGTGGTCGATCCGGTCAATCTGGTGAACCATTTCGGTCTCGATCAGGTTCGCTATTTCTTCCTGCGTGAAGTCTCCTTCGGTCAGGATGGCAGCTACAGCGAAGAAGGTATCGGCGTTCGCATCAATGCCGATCTTGCCAACGGCATCGGCAACCTTGCCAGCCGCTCGCTCTCGATGATCGTCAAGAATTGCGATGGCCAAATTCCGACGCCCGGCGCCTTCACGGATGAAGACAAGGCGATGCTTTCCGCCGCTGACGATCTCATTGCCATCTGCCGCGAGGAGATGGGCAAGCAGATGATCCACAAGGCACTGGCTGCGATAATTGCCGTGGTCTCTGAGACCGACCGCTATTTCGCCGGTCAGGAGCCTTGGGCGCTGAAGAAGACCGATCCGGAACGCATGGGCACCGTGCTCTACGTGACGGCGGAAGTCGTGCGCCAGATCGGCATTCTGCTTCAGCCCTTCATGCCTCAATCCTGCGAAAAGCTGCTCGATCTCGTGGCCGCACCTGCCGACAAGCGCGATTTCACGGCACTTGGCGAGGCTGGCCGTCTGGTTCCCGGCACACCACTTGAAGCACCGAAGCCGGTCTTCCCGCGCTACGTGGCGCCAGAGGCTTGA
- a CDS encoding NUDIX hydrolase yields the protein MEKVCPVVFRAASNGLEVLAFTHPSAGKQFVKGTVEDDEKLQDAAKRELFEESGVVADSSLVFMGTCPIGVERVAWHFFACSKTSLPNSWDHATTDDYGHTFSFFWHPIERPLNSDWHSIFHEAFNFFVPKIRLY from the coding sequence ATGGAGAAGGTTTGTCCTGTCGTTTTCCGTGCCGCGTCAAACGGTTTGGAAGTGCTTGCTTTTACTCATCCGTCCGCTGGCAAGCAGTTTGTTAAGGGGACGGTTGAAGATGATGAAAAATTGCAAGATGCGGCAAAGCGCGAGCTTTTCGAGGAAAGCGGTGTAGTTGCCGACTCGAGTTTGGTCTTTATGGGAACGTGCCCAATTGGAGTTGAGCGCGTTGCTTGGCATTTTTTTGCTTGCAGCAAAACTTCGCTGCCAAACTCTTGGGACCACGCCACTACTGATGACTACGGTCATACCTTCTCATTTTTCTGGCATCCGATTGAGCGGCCACTTAATAGTGACTGGCATTCAATCTTTCATGAAGCTTTCAATTTTTTCGTTCCTAAAATTCGTTTGTACTGA
- a CDS encoding DNA polymerase III subunit delta' has product MSETPGVLDGAIAPQENTRLFGHEEAEQFLAQSYRSGKGHHAILIEGPEGIGKATLAFRYANHVLSHPDPTLAPEMIADPDPASMVSRQITSGASHNLLHLTRPVDEKTGRVKSAITVDEVRRAGHFFSQTSGTGNWRIVIIDPADDLNRNAANAILKILEEPPKRAMFLVLSHAPGKLLPTIRSRCMPLRLQPLVERDMERALDHLGLNMPAEKRAALLDASKGSVAQALKLINYGGSDIVDVFNAVMNAEGPSARKQMHKLADVLAQKDGDIILGFFMEHATEELMHRAKAAAMAGDLNGAERHARLSSSLSERITIAQAYNLDKKQMVLSILEDMRSV; this is encoded by the coding sequence ATGAGCGAGACGCCCGGCGTATTGGACGGCGCGATTGCTCCGCAGGAAAACACGCGCCTGTTTGGTCATGAAGAAGCCGAGCAGTTTCTGGCGCAATCCTATCGTTCAGGCAAAGGCCACCACGCCATTCTGATCGAAGGGCCGGAGGGCATTGGCAAGGCAACGCTGGCATTCCGCTACGCCAACCATGTGCTATCTCATCCCGACCCAACGCTTGCGCCGGAAATGATTGCCGATCCCGATCCGGCATCAATGGTCAGCCGCCAGATCACCTCCGGCGCATCGCACAATCTGCTGCATCTGACACGTCCTGTCGATGAAAAGACCGGGCGCGTAAAATCGGCCATCACCGTTGATGAGGTGAGGCGGGCAGGGCACTTTTTCTCGCAGACGTCCGGTACCGGCAACTGGCGGATCGTCATCATCGATCCCGCGGATGACCTGAACCGCAATGCCGCCAACGCCATCCTGAAAATACTGGAAGAGCCGCCAAAGCGCGCAATGTTCCTCGTGCTATCGCACGCACCCGGCAAACTGCTGCCAACCATCCGCTCCCGGTGCATGCCGCTGCGTCTCCAGCCTCTTGTAGAGCGAGATATGGAGCGCGCGCTCGATCATCTGGGCCTCAATATGCCCGCAGAAAAGCGCGCAGCCCTGCTAGATGCTTCCAAGGGCAGCGTTGCGCAGGCACTCAAGCTCATCAATTATGGCGGCTCAGATATCGTGGACGTGTTCAACGCCGTGATGAACGCCGAAGGACCATCCGCGCGCAAGCAGATGCACAAGCTGGCGGATGTTCTGGCGCAGAAGGATGGCGATATCATCCTCGGTTTCTTCATGGAGCACGCAACGGAAGAGTTGATGCACCGCGCAAAGGCCGCCGCAATGGCGGGCGATCTGAACGGCGCGGAGCGCCATGCGCGCCTGTCATCCTCGCTTTCCGAGCGCATAACGATTGCGCAGGCCTATAATCTCGACAAGAAACAGATGGTTCTTTCCATTCTGGAGGACATGCGGTCGGTTTGA
- the tmk gene encoding dTMP kinase: MPEKGLFISFEGGEGAGKSTQIRILAETLRKRGLDVVVTREPGGSPGAEAVRHVLLSGAAEAFGVRMEAMLFAAARNDHVEEVIRPALENGAVVLCDRFLDSSRVYQGTTGNLEPDFIETLQRIAIDGTMPELTLIFDIAAASGLARARKRADDGATPDRFEKEELETHEKRREAYLDIALNEPRRCRIVNADQPQEKVTEDVLSLVEPLLSRFANISEVAE, translated from the coding sequence TTGCCCGAAAAAGGATTGTTCATAAGCTTCGAAGGCGGCGAGGGCGCTGGGAAATCCACGCAGATCCGCATTCTTGCAGAAACATTGCGGAAACGGGGTCTTGATGTGGTGGTCACGCGGGAGCCGGGCGGTTCGCCGGGCGCCGAAGCGGTTCGCCATGTTCTTCTATCCGGTGCTGCCGAAGCTTTTGGCGTGCGCATGGAGGCTATGCTTTTTGCCGCAGCGCGCAACGATCATGTCGAGGAAGTCATTCGCCCGGCGCTGGAAAACGGCGCGGTCGTTCTGTGCGACCGCTTTCTGGATTCCTCGCGCGTCTATCAGGGCACGACGGGCAATCTTGAGCCGGATTTCATCGAAACGCTTCAGCGTATCGCCATCGATGGCACCATGCCGGAACTGACTTTGATCTTCGATATCGCTGCCGCTTCCGGCCTCGCACGCGCTCGCAAAAGGGCGGATGATGGTGCAACTCCTGATCGTTTCGAAAAGGAAGAGCTGGAGACGCATGAAAAGCGTCGCGAGGCCTATCTCGATATCGCGCTGAACGAACCACGCCGCTGCCGCATCGTCAACGCAGATCAGCCGCAGGAAAAGGTTACGGAAGACGTTCTTTCGCTGGTGGAACCGCTGCTGTCCCGCTTCGCCAACATCTCGGAAGTAGCCGAATGA
- a CDS encoding D-alanyl-D-alanine carboxypeptidase family protein: protein MRKTIKTYLRLIGFASLAIACSFSSANAQSAGLAVKAQQAYMIDAETGTVLLSLNENASFPPASLAKLMTVEVMMDALKNGQVTPETSYPVSEYAWRTGGAPSRTSTMFAALKSSVSINDLLTGIIVQNANDGCIVAAEGMAGSDAAFAKKMNDRAKELGLTGSAFANSTGLPDAANKTTAKDMVMLAKHIHDSYSDRYPLFTKPDFEWNRIFQRNKNSLLSLGNGIDGLGLGFAEGHGFSAVISAERDGRRIYLTLAGMEDDKTRQDEAKRVVDWGLTAFQKRNLYQKDETVGSISVYGGASSSIDLAVHETISVLVPLNNPDRLSGRIVYNWPLNAPLEAGYNAATLKIFSGERLLREVPLYTTAAVSEGTLSQNAAGALKELLFFWL, encoded by the coding sequence ATGCGCAAGACAATCAAGACATATCTCCGGCTTATCGGCTTCGCCTCACTGGCAATCGCTTGCAGTTTCTCATCCGCGAACGCCCAGTCTGCAGGTCTGGCCGTGAAGGCACAGCAGGCCTATATGATCGATGCCGAGACCGGCACGGTCCTGCTCTCGCTCAATGAAAATGCGTCCTTCCCGCCCGCATCGCTGGCCAAGCTGATGACGGTGGAAGTGATGATGGATGCGTTGAAGAACGGGCAGGTGACGCCCGAAACCAGCTACCCCGTTTCCGAATATGCCTGGCGAACCGGCGGCGCGCCGTCGCGAACATCCACCATGTTCGCCGCGCTCAAATCCTCCGTCAGCATCAATGATCTTTTGACTGGCATCATCGTCCAGAACGCCAATGACGGCTGCATCGTCGCGGCGGAAGGCATGGCCGGTTCGGACGCCGCATTCGCCAAAAAGATGAACGACCGCGCGAAGGAACTGGGGCTCACGGGCAGCGCTTTCGCCAACTCCACCGGCCTGCCGGATGCCGCCAACAAGACGACGGCGAAGGACATGGTGATGCTGGCAAAGCACATTCATGACAGCTATTCGGATCGCTACCCGCTGTTCACCAAGCCGGATTTCGAGTGGAACCGCATTTTCCAGCGCAACAAGAATTCGCTTCTTTCGCTGGGTAACGGCATCGATGGCTTGGGTCTCGGTTTTGCCGAAGGTCACGGATTTTCAGCCGTCATCTCGGCAGAGCGCGATGGTCGTCGCATCTATCTGACGCTTGCCGGTATGGAAGACGACAAGACCCGGCAGGATGAAGCGAAGCGCGTTGTCGATTGGGGGCTGACGGCGTTCCAGAAGCGCAATCTTTACCAGAAGGACGAAACGGTCGGCAGCATCAGCGTCTATGGCGGGGCGTCGTCTTCCATCGATCTGGCGGTGCATGAAACGATCAGCGTTCTGGTGCCGCTCAACAACCCGGATCGTCTCTCGGGCCGCATCGTCTATAACTGGCCGCTGAATGCGCCTCTGGAGGCAGGCTATAATGCCGCGACTCTGAAAATATTTTCCGGCGAGCGGCTGCTGCGCGAGGTTCCGCTTTATACGACTGCTGCGGTCAGCGAAGGCACGCTTAGCCAGAATGCGGCTGGAGCTTTGAAAGAGCTGCTGTTTTTCTGGCTCTGA
- a CDS encoding septal ring lytic transglycosylase RlpA family protein, which translates to MKSTVTKLGVSVKWVGIAVLCAATASCSTTSETKTKPKRSKEYFSESEYGVKASPRIADGANIPKGGGRFLVGNSYTVKGRRYVPKEDPGYDKTGLASWYGSAFHGRMTANGEAYDKEHLSAAHPTFPLPSYARVTNLENGSSVVVRVNDRGPFHEGRLIDVSSKTADMLDMKGTGTANVRVQYVGRAPLDGHDMPFLMASYVPKGSRIPGINPEGQIASGVMVASASRNIPIPSSPAYGGSTQTALVGTKKNNALQAMPLVNGPAPAQMSAQGGVEFIALPEIGPFINERPEEGHFLRVPGPSPRYASAYSEAAPVSKAASAFDSVLVDRSELTEQSILNYVKNKQGRAL; encoded by the coding sequence TTGAAGTCTACCGTTACGAAACTTGGCGTAAGCGTCAAATGGGTCGGCATTGCCGTACTTTGCGCCGCTACAGCATCCTGTTCGACGACGTCGGAAACAAAAACAAAGCCGAAGCGCAGCAAGGAGTATTTCTCCGAGTCGGAATATGGCGTGAAGGCAAGCCCGCGGATTGCGGATGGCGCGAACATCCCCAAGGGTGGTGGTCGTTTTCTCGTCGGCAATTCCTACACGGTCAAGGGCCGTCGCTATGTTCCGAAGGAAGATCCGGGCTACGATAAGACCGGTCTTGCTTCCTGGTACGGTTCCGCCTTTCACGGTCGCATGACCGCCAATGGCGAAGCCTACGACAAGGAACATCTTTCCGCTGCGCACCCCACGTTCCCTCTGCCAAGCTATGCTCGCGTCACCAATCTCGAAAACGGTTCGTCCGTGGTCGTTCGCGTCAATGATCGCGGGCCTTTCCATGAAGGTCGCCTGATCGACGTTTCCAGCAAGACTGCTGACATGCTGGATATGAAGGGCACGGGCACGGCAAACGTCCGCGTGCAATATGTCGGTCGCGCGCCGCTGGATGGTCACGACATGCCGTTCCTGATGGCATCCTATGTTCCAAAGGGCTCTCGCATTCCGGGCATCAATCCTGAAGGCCAGATCGCAAGCGGCGTGATGGTGGCTTCCGCTTCCCGCAATATTCCTATCCCGTCCAGCCCGGCCTATGGCGGCTCCACGCAGACGGCGCTGGTTGGCACGAAGAAGAACAATGCGCTTCAGGCCATGCCGCTCGTCAATGGCCCGGCTCCGGCGCAGATGTCCGCGCAGGGCGGTGTCGAGTTCATCGCGCTGCCTGAGATCGGTCCCTTCATCAACGAGCGTCCGGAGGAAGGCCACTTCCTGCGCGTGCCTGGTCCATCGCCGCGCTATGCGTCCGCTTACTCCGAGGCTGCGCCCGTTTCCAAGGCCGCATCCGCCTTCGACAGCGTTCTCGTCGATCGCAGCGAGCTGACGGAACAGTCGATCCTCAACTACGTGAAAAATAAGCAGGGCAGGGCTCTTTGA
- a CDS encoding DUF992 domain-containing protein, producing MKKFILATAIASLAIAPMASAETKRHHKKMETAQKERVGTLACEIEGGIGLVIGSSKAVTCEFRQRSGQVERYTGKIGKIGLDVGITGKQYMSWIVFNTAASRVGDGALSGNYVGASAGASVGIGLGANALIGGNAKNFALQPLSAQAGTGVNVAVGVSQLQLKAAG from the coding sequence ATGAAGAAGTTCATCCTCGCAACCGCCATCGCCTCTCTCGCAATCGCCCCAATGGCGTCTGCAGAAACGAAGCGCCATCACAAGAAGATGGAAACCGCGCAGAAAGAACGCGTCGGCACTCTCGCCTGTGAAATCGAAGGCGGTATCGGTCTGGTGATCGGCTCCAGCAAGGCTGTCACCTGTGAGTTCCGCCAGCGCTCCGGTCAGGTCGAACGCTACACGGGTAAGATCGGTAAGATCGGTCTCGATGTCGGTATCACCGGCAAGCAGTATATGAGCTGGATCGTCTTCAACACAGCCGCATCCCGCGTGGGTGACGGTGCCCTTAGCGGCAACTACGTCGGCGCCTCCGCCGGAGCCTCTGTCGGTATCGGCCTCGGCGCAAACGCCCTCATCGGCGGCAACGCCAAAAACTTCGCCCTCCAGCCGCTTAGCGCGCAGGCAGGGACAGGCGTGAACGTTGCAGTGGGTGTGTCTCAGTTGCAGTTGAAGGCTGCTGGCTGA
- a CDS encoding BON domain-containing protein, translating into MMIPSDESLTICANPQESSLCAALQAIIAYADGLEGSRITVSMENGRVMLTGEVETLASFECAVFIAECFASRPIIADLSIRPATYSIARGKAPRRNFFLNDNKSAI; encoded by the coding sequence ATGATGATCCCATCCGACGAGTCGCTGACCATTTGCGCAAATCCCCAGGAAAGCAGCCTTTGCGCCGCGCTTCAGGCAATCATTGCTTATGCGGACGGACTGGAAGGCAGCCGCATCACCGTTTCCATGGAAAACGGCAGGGTGATGCTGACGGGGGAGGTGGAGACACTCGCATCCTTTGAATGCGCCGTATTTATCGCGGAATGCTTCGCGTCGCGTCCCATCATCGCCGATCTCTCCATCCGCCCCGCCACCTATTCCATCGCCAGAGGCAAGGCGCCTCGGCGAAACTTTTTCCTAAATGACAACAAGAGTGCAATATGA
- a CDS encoding CsbD family protein: protein MDNNRIEGAVRQAKGSIKEAAGKITGNVQMQAEGRAEKIAGQLQGKYGQTNDAFSRSLK from the coding sequence ATGGATAACAACCGGATTGAAGGAGCAGTCCGTCAGGCCAAGGGCTCGATCAAGGAAGCAGCTGGCAAGATTACGGGCAATGTGCAGATGCAGGCAGAGGGCCGCGCGGAGAAGATTGCGGGTCAGCTGCAAGGCAAATACGGCCAGACCAACGACGCCTTTTCCCGGTCTCTCAAGTAA
- a CDS encoding helix-turn-helix transcriptional regulator: MNETDQPPKINRLVLQQVIAGLSDGLILVEQDGSISWANKSALDMHRVETLEELGENVAAYRQNFTLRYRNNHLLDEGQYPLERILTGEEVDDVTVEISPASDLEQTWVHTVRGLVLEDAGAKPDVTVLIIRDETPLYEAEARFESAFNANPAPGLICRLDDKRFIRVNQGFMEMTGFTREDVIGCSVEELGLFSNCETGQDALNKLDEGRVIRHREALIPIPDGDRLVIVAGETIAVGEEPCMLFTFADLDGRRKAQNALRQSEERFFKSFRLSPAPTAISRLEDFVFTEVNDAFLELCGRKEQEILGKTAAELKLWDDVETRRDVERRLKGNIPIREESLRMNLKAGGHAECSVSAERVEINDQQCVIWAMQDVTERRRSEDELIEAIETVMADTSWFSRTVVERLAGLRQTSRGTTPTASLSDLTEREEEILALICNGSSDKEMSETLNLSKHTIRNHIASLYGKIGVNRRAAAVIWARERGFSGRKSRKG, translated from the coding sequence ATGAACGAAACCGATCAGCCCCCGAAAATCAATCGACTGGTATTGCAGCAGGTAATCGCGGGGTTGAGCGACGGTCTCATTCTGGTGGAGCAGGATGGCAGCATTTCCTGGGCCAACAAATCCGCGCTAGATATGCACCGGGTGGAGACACTGGAAGAGCTTGGCGAAAACGTTGCGGCCTATCGCCAGAATTTCACGCTGCGCTACCGAAACAACCATTTGCTGGATGAGGGCCAGTATCCTCTCGAGCGCATTCTGACGGGCGAAGAGGTGGATGACGTCACGGTGGAGATTTCCCCTGCCTCTGATCTCGAGCAGACATGGGTGCACACCGTGCGCGGGCTTGTGCTCGAAGATGCCGGTGCAAAGCCAGATGTCACCGTTCTGATCATTCGCGATGAAACGCCGCTTTATGAGGCCGAAGCCCGCTTCGAGAGCGCGTTCAACGCCAACCCCGCGCCGGGCCTGATTTGCCGGCTGGATGACAAGCGCTTCATCCGCGTCAATCAGGGCTTTATGGAAATGACTGGCTTTACGCGAGAAGACGTCATCGGCTGCAGCGTCGAGGAGCTTGGGCTTTTTTCCAATTGCGAGACCGGTCAGGATGCATTGAACAAGCTGGATGAAGGCAGGGTCATCCGCCACCGCGAGGCGCTGATCCCCATACCCGACGGCGACCGGCTCGTTATCGTCGCAGGCGAGACGATTGCAGTGGGCGAGGAGCCCTGCATGCTCTTCACCTTTGCCGATCTGGATGGACGGAGAAAGGCACAGAATGCTCTTCGTCAGAGCGAGGAACGTTTCTTCAAATCCTTCCGCCTTTCGCCCGCCCCGACCGCGATTTCGCGTCTTGAGGATTTCGTATTCACCGAAGTCAACGACGCCTTTCTGGAACTGTGTGGCCGGAAAGAACAGGAAATTCTCGGCAAGACGGCTGCCGAACTCAAGCTCTGGGACGATGTGGAAACGCGCCGCGATGTGGAGCGCCGCCTGAAGGGCAACATCCCGATCCGGGAGGAATCGCTGCGTATGAACCTCAAGGCTGGCGGTCACGCGGAGTGCTCGGTCTCGGCAGAGCGCGTTGAGATCAACGATCAGCAATGCGTCATCTGGGCCATGCAGGATGTCACCGAACGCAGACGTTCCGAGGACGAGTTGATCGAGGCCATTGAAACCGTGATGGCCGATACATCATGGTTCAGCCGCACCGTGGTAGAGCGTCTTGCTGGGTTACGACAGACCTCCAGAGGAACCACACCGACTGCCTCGCTCAGCGATCTGACCGAGCGCGAAGAGGAAATTCTGGCGCTGATCTGCAACGGCAGCAGCGACAAGGAGATGAGCGAGACACTCAATCTCTCTAAGCACACGATCAGAAATCATATTGCCTCGCTCTATGGAAAGATCGGCGTAAACCGCCGCGCCGCCGCCGTGATCTGGGCACGCGAGCGTGGCTTCAGTGGCCGGAAATCGCGCAAGGGCTAA
- a CDS encoding YaiI/YqxD family protein → MSQIYVDADACPVKPEILKVAERHGLEVTFVANSGLRPSRDPMVKNVIVSNGFDAADDWIAEHASEGDIVITADVPLAGRCVANGSMVTGPTGRVFDQTNIGMATAMRDLGAHLRETGESKGYNAAFSARDRSQFLETLERLCRRTKK, encoded by the coding sequence ATGTCGCAGATCTATGTCGACGCAGATGCCTGCCCGGTGAAGCCGGAAATTTTGAAAGTCGCGGAACGGCATGGCCTTGAAGTGACCTTCGTTGCCAATTCCGGCCTGCGGCCATCGCGTGATCCGATGGTGAAGAACGTCATCGTCTCGAACGGCTTCGATGCGGCGGATGACTGGATTGCAGAACATGCGTCCGAGGGCGATATCGTCATCACGGCGGATGTTCCTCTGGCCGGGCGCTGCGTGGCAAATGGCTCCATGGTAACGGGGCCGACAGGACGCGTGTTCGACCAGACCAATATCGGCATGGCGACGGCCATGCGCGATCTCGGTGCGCACCTGCGCGAAACAGGCGAGAGCAAGGGCTATAACGCAGCCTTTTCTGCGCGTGATCGATCTCAATTTCTGGAAACGCTTGAGCGGCTTTGTCGCCGAACCAAGAAATAA
- a CDS encoding DUF1345 domain-containing protein, whose amino-acid sequence MKTAQQQPKISRYRRHQPFLIAAILGVVTVIAALVVVPSLAVEAGAIVFFLTYLSILGSRLPRLTAAHLKAHADSDDLPAIAIIAITLMAVGVAVVSLFLALNHAGETVLSLGLAFSSVILGWLTIHAMAAVHYAHLFWRPSSNGAKKEPKGGMDFPDTEAPGIYEFLYFSVVIGMTAQTSDVSVTTTAMRKVTLVHSIVSFFFKTVLVAAAVNAAVSLAG is encoded by the coding sequence ATGAAGACAGCGCAGCAGCAGCCGAAAATCAGCCGCTACCGGCGGCACCAACCGTTTTTAATCGCAGCAATTCTCGGCGTGGTGACAGTCATCGCGGCGCTGGTGGTCGTGCCGTCGCTTGCGGTCGAAGCGGGCGCAATCGTCTTCTTCCTCACTTATCTCTCAATATTAGGCAGCCGCCTGCCACGCCTGACGGCTGCACATCTCAAGGCCCATGCCGATAGTGACGACCTGCCCGCAATTGCCATCATCGCGATCACGTTAATGGCTGTCGGCGTTGCCGTCGTCTCGCTATTTCTGGCGCTGAACCACGCCGGAGAAACCGTGCTGTCGCTTGGGCTCGCCTTCTCTTCGGTCATTCTCGGCTGGCTGACGATCCATGCCATGGCCGCCGTTCATTATGCCCATCTTTTCTGGCGTCCTTCCTCCAATGGCGCGAAGAAGGAGCCCAAAGGCGGAATGGATTTCCCGGACACGGAAGCGCCGGGCATCTATGAATTTCTCTATTTCTCCGTCGTCATCGGCATGACGGCACAAACATCCGACGTTTCCGTTACCACCACGGCCATGCGCAAGGTTACGCTTGTGCATTCCATCGTGTCGTTCTTCTTCAAAACCGTACTCGTGGCTGCGGCGGTCAATGCCGCCGTTTCGCTGGCGGGCTGA
- the fghA gene encoding S-formylglutathione hydrolase, which yields MKVISQNTAFGGMQGVFAHDSEACKCEMTFAVFVPPQAIKEPCPVLWYLSGLTCTHANVMEKGEYRRLAAELGLIIVCPDTSPRGNDVPDELTNWQMGKGAGFYLDATEKPWAEHYQMYTYITEELPAFIAQHFRADMSRQGIFGHSMGGHGAMTIALKHPDRFKSCSAFAPIVAPSSADWSRPALEKYLGEDQSAWRQYDACALVEDGARFPEFLIDQGKADNFLENGLRPWLFENAIKGTDIDLTLRLHERYDHSYYFISTFMDDHLKWHAERLA from the coding sequence ATGAAGGTCATTTCACAAAACACGGCTTTTGGAGGCATGCAGGGCGTCTTTGCCCATGATTCAGAGGCCTGCAAATGCGAGATGACATTCGCCGTTTTCGTGCCGCCCCAGGCAATCAAGGAACCCTGCCCCGTTCTCTGGTATCTCTCGGGCCTGACCTGCACGCATGCCAACGTCATGGAAAAGGGTGAGTATCGCCGCCTTGCCGCGGAACTCGGTCTCATCATCGTCTGCCCCGATACCAGCCCACGCGGCAATGATGTGCCGGATGAGCTGACGAACTGGCAAATGGGCAAGGGCGCAGGCTTCTATCTGGATGCGACGGAAAAGCCCTGGGCCGAGCACTACCAGATGTACACCTACATTACGGAGGAGCTACCCGCCTTTATCGCGCAGCACTTCCGCGCAGACATGAGCCGTCAGGGCATCTTCGGCCATTCCATGGGTGGCCACGGCGCGATGACGATTGCGCTGAAGCACCCCGACCGTTTCAAGAGCTGCTCTGCCTTCGCCCCGATCGTGGCGCCCTCCTCCGCAGATTGGTCGCGCCCGGCGCTGGAGAAATATCTGGGCGAAGATCAATCCGCCTGGCGGCAATATGATGCCTGCGCGCTGGTGGAAGATGGCGCGCGCTTCCCGGAATTCCTGATAGATCAGGGCAAGGCAGACAATTTTCTGGAAAACGGTCTGCGCCCATGGCTGTTCGAAAATGCCATCAAGGGTACGGATATCGACCTGACCCTGCGCCTGCACGAACGCTACGACCACTCCTACTACTTCATCTCCACCTTCATGGACGATCATTTGAAGTGGCACGCCGAGCGTCTTGCATGA